The genomic stretch CCACTTTTGTATTTAAAGCCTCGCTGCGAGCGAGTCCGCAGCCAGGCTCAGCGGATCCGCTCCCCGGGCTTCTTGTCACCCGAGAAGCCGCCGAGGGAAGCCCGGGAGCCGCTCTCCGGCCGCGCTGAGTTTCCCGTTCTCCCCGCGCCGCCCGAAAAGAGCTCCCCGGAGCTCGGCCGAGGCCGGGGTCGCCGcgggcggagggggaggggacgcGGGCGGCCGGGCCGCGGGAAGGCGGGCAGCGCCGGGACGCGAGCCAGGAAGCGGCGCGATGCGAGagcccgcggcggcggcggcggcggcggcgcggcgcTGAGCCTGGGAGGAAGGAGCCGCCGCGGCCGCACAACGGATCTGCAGGCGCGGAGCAAAATGCACCCACGGCGCCGCGCGGTCCCGCAGCCCCGCCGCGACCCCGCGGCCCGCAGCCCCCCGGGGCGGCAGTGAGCGCCTCCCGCCACTGCCGGGGGCCGACCGGAGGGGTTCTCCGCGGCCTTGCATTTCTAGGAAGCCCCTGCAGTCCCAGCGAGAGCCGACCTTCTGCAAGCAGCGGGGCACCAGCCAGCGGCGCGCATGGATTTATGAAAACACTCATGCAAGAAGTTGGCAGGACTGGGGCAAACTTTTCCGCCGGCTCCGCATCCGCCGCTCCCCGCGCCTCGTGTCCTTTCCGCTCCTCGCCCGGCGGCCGCCGCTGCCCGCGATGGTGGCAGGGCTgctgggcggcggcggcggggcccgcGGGGGGACCGTGCCGGGCGCCTGGCTGTGCCTGATGgcgctgctgcagctgctgggcTCGGCGCCGCGGGGCTCCGGGCTGGCGCACGGCCGCCGCCTCATCTGCTGGCAGGCGCTGCTGCAGTGCCAGGGGGAGCCGGAGTGCAGCTACGCCTACAACCAGTACGCCGAGGCGTGCGCGCCGGTGTTGGCGCAGCGCAGCGGGGGCGACGCGCcgggggccgccgccgccgccgccttccCGGCCTCGGCCGCGTCCTTCTCGTCGCGCTGGCGCTGCCCGAGCCACTGCATCTCGGCCCTTATTCAGCTCAACCACACGCGCCGCGGGCCCGCCTTGGAGGACTGTGACTGCGCGCAAGACGAGAACTGCAAGTCCACCAAGCGCGCCATTGAGCCGTGCCTGCCCCGGAcgagcggcggcggcgcgggcggccCGGGCGCGGGCGGGGTTATGGGCTGCACCGAGGCCCGGCGGCGCTGCGACCGCGACAGCCGCTGCAACCTGGCGCTCAGCCGCTACCTGACCTACTGCGGGAAGCTCTTCAACGGGCTGCGCTGCACCGACGAGTGCCGCACGGTCATCGAGGACATGCTGGCCGTGCCCAAGGCGGCGCTGCTCAACGACTGTGTGTGCGACGGCCTGGAGCGGCCCATCTGCGAGTCGGTCAAAGAGAACATGGCCCGCCTGTGC from Phocoena phocoena chromosome 6, mPhoPho1.1, whole genome shotgun sequence encodes the following:
- the GAS1 gene encoding growth arrest-specific protein 1, whose protein sequence is MVAGLLGGGGGARGGTVPGAWLCLMALLQLLGSAPRGSGLAHGRRLICWQALLQCQGEPECSYAYNQYAEACAPVLAQRSGGDAPGAAAAAAFPASAASFSSRWRCPSHCISALIQLNHTRRGPALEDCDCAQDENCKSTKRAIEPCLPRTSGGGAGGPGAGGVMGCTEARRRCDRDSRCNLALSRYLTYCGKLFNGLRCTDECRTVIEDMLAVPKAALLNDCVCDGLERPICESVKENMARLCFGAELGNGPGSSGSDGGLDDYYDEEYDDEQRAGGAGGEQPLDDDDGVPHPPRPGGGAAAAGGRGDLPYGSGRRSSSSGCRSATRGAWTPLASILLLLLLPLLF